In the genome of Dermacentor variabilis isolate Ectoservices chromosome 5, ASM5094787v1, whole genome shotgun sequence, one region contains:
- the LOC142583467 gene encoding uncharacterized protein LOC142583467: protein MNQVRRRCAISWLLSSVIIGLCMATFMYQADLQVRMYLEYGHQSIMTEVKRRDLVFPSVTVCSNNWINKKSEACLKTPRLCTKFSQEVTFGIFRAQYEPEMRKLVGYKPQEIFECLMESTSSECRSFSCVDHIRITFLRLPIMLCYTIDSTLYGGPDNMLQKCSTPWLYELRIRMRFVERNTLRLMSLLPSPVFVQRPQLCQPERNAAIALVPQKSYDIAIKQQTKRRLPSPFTSHCKDYISEGVKEEFYGFSSQESCTQTCLMKKEMELCSCHMSDHEYSAMFKGRICDLWEGTAAGSVCAMNTLDSSVTERPSTEREVQSSDARGGWPSESRPNPKRSPSAGHELNKPGKRHGLGDSQETPEEEVVERKNE, encoded by the exons ATGAATCAGGTTCGGAGGCGCTGTGCTATTTCTTGGTTGTTAAGTTCAGTCATCATCGGGCTTTGCATGGCCACATTTATGTACCAGGCTGATTTGCAGGTCAGGATGTACCTCGAATACGGCCATCAGTCCATAATGACAGAAGTGAAAAGGCGGGACCTCGTGTTCCCGTCAGTGACGGTCTGCAGCAATAATTG GATTAACAAAAAGTCTGAGGCTTGTCTCAAGACCCCTCGGCTATGCACCAAGTTTAGCCAG GAGGTGACGTTTGGAATTTTCCGAGCCCAGTACGAACCGGAGATGCGAAAACTTGTCGGATATAAACCGCAAGAAATTTTTGAATGCCTCATGGAGTCAACCAGCTCCGAGTGTCGGTCGTTCAGCTGCGTTGACCA CATCCGGATAACATTCCTGCGTTTGCCTATCATGCTTTGTTACACCATAGACAGTACTCTTTACGGAGGCCCTGACAACATGCTTCAGAAGTGCAGCACGCCCTGGCTATACG AACTGCGTATTCGCATGCGCTTCGTCGAGAGGAACACTCTACGTTTGATGAGCTTGCTGCCGTCCCCAGTGTTCGTGCAGCGACCACAGCTATGCCAACCCGAGCGCAACGCCGCCATCGCCTTGGTTCCACAGAAGAGCTACGACATCGCCATCAAGCAG CAAACTAAACGACGCCTGCCGTCCCCTTTCACTTCACACTGTAAGGACTACATTAGTGAAGGCGTTAAGGAAGAGTTCTACGGCTTTTCATCTCAAGAG TCATGCACTCAGACATGCTTGATGAAGAAAGAGATGGAACTGTGCAGCTGTCACATGTCGGATCACGAATATTCAGCCATGTTCAAAGGTCGTATCTGCGACTTATGGGAAGGAA CTGCCGCGGGTTCTGTGTGCGCTATGAACACACTGGATTCGTCTGTGACCGAGAGGCCGAGCACCGAGCGAGAAGTACAGAGCAGCGACGCAAGAGGTGGTTGGCCGAGCGAGAGCCGACCGAACCCAAAGAGGTCGCCAAGCGCCGGGCACGAGCTGAACAAGCCCGGCAAAAGGCACGGGCTTGGAGACTCCCAGGAGACTCCAGAAGAGGAAGTAGTGGAGAGGAAAAATGAATAG